Proteins from a genomic interval of Physeter macrocephalus isolate SW-GA chromosome 21, ASM283717v5, whole genome shotgun sequence:
- the LOC112062383 gene encoding LOW QUALITY PROTEIN: A-kinase anchor protein 4-like (The sequence of the model RefSeq protein was modified relative to this genomic sequence to represent the inferred CDS: inserted 1 base in 1 codon): MERSVCLFKQAPSNLTSVLNRLLSDLQKYVLCLQHALSPSSSSCRHKVGDTEGKYHKLPSGNCYRVYADQLXMDYVAKGPQGQHLEMTAAKETNNNQSPSTPPAKSPSNQRAVISPDGECSTDDPSFYVNRLSPLVIQMAHKKIKEKLEGGSKCLHHSIYPPSGDKGKNSPRSAVSKITSEMARDAVEVTSTKRQGTGEECREGGQKTFLYSELSNKSKSGDKQMCQRDNKEFSDSISKMFMAYANQVASDMMVSVKQNLEVHSSGKPIQACVGPRVLLKHIEETVSYLIDSCVKYLHNITRGLMANFVSTVKRNLFNHGKQNTAGIMEAMLKRLVCALLGEKKETKSQSSSYASLKAGCHDPKCKNQSLEFSAMKAEMKGKGKGKMKPEECKSLTSAEEVSEHTLKESLTMWNQNQGKMAGKACANKEEKREKISLSMESLSKDLIASALRLIQYYLTQQAKGKDAFKDYCPGSTTGYMTQSAQYKKCRGSQSAKALSMKHLESRGAPGSSTSLKENQHLDSQRLDMSNIVLSLIQKLLSESSFNCGDLCEGENQHSEPRTDKGASMSKRPDKGEEQCQDNQEPDFISGMKQVNRQFIDQLVESVMKLCLIMAKYSNNGAALAELEEQAALANNPNYQAGGPRCSHDAVMSQNYQDSPGPEVTVYNQRSTSSLQKQLQDVLQWIAASQFNIPMLYFIGDDAGQLKKLPEVLAKAAEKGYSVGDLLQETMKFFKERLLDEATGNVPRKQQLDWLLTNL, from the exons ATGGAGAGGTCAGTGTGCCTTTTCAAACAAGCTCCTTCTAATCTTACAAGTGTCCTCAATCGTCTACTCAGTGATCTTCAGAAGTACGTCTTGTGTTTGCAACATGCACTTAGCCCCTCATCCTCTAGCTGTAGACATAAAGTAGGAGATACAGAGGGCAAATATCACAAACTGCCCTCTGGAAACTGCTACAGAGTCTATGCCGATCAAC AAATGGATTACGTGGCCAAAGGACCTCAAGGCCAACATCTGGAAATGACAGCGGCCAAAGAAACCAACAATAACCAGAGTCCTTCCACCCCACCAGCCAAATCTCCCAGCAATCAGAGGGCAGTTATCTCCCCTGATGGAGAATGTTCTACGGATGACCCTTCCTTCTACGTCAACCGACTATCTCCTCTGGTGATCCAGATGGCGCATAAGAAAATCAAGGAGAAGTTGGAAGGTGGAAGCAAATGTCTTCATCATTCAATCTATCCACCCAGTGGGGACAAAGGGAAAAACAGCCCTCGTAGTGCTGTGAGCAAGATCACTTCTGAAATGGCCCGTGATGCTGTGGAAGTGACCTCTACAAAAAGGCAGGGCACTGGGGAGGAGTGTAGGGAAGGTGGCCAAAAAACCTTTCTGTATAGTGAATTATCCAACAAGAGCAAAAGTGGAGACAAACAGATGTGCCAAAGAGACAACAAAGAATTTTCAGATTCGATCAGCAAAATGTTCATGGCTTATGCAAATCAAGTGGCATCTGACATGATGGTCTCTGTTAAGCAGAACTTGGAAGTTCATAGCTCTGGGAAGCCAATTCAAGCTTGTGTGGGCCCGAGGGTGCTGTTAAAACACATCGAAGAAACTGTGTCCTATTTGATTGACTCCTGCGTGAAGTACCTACATAATATCACCAGGGGCCTGATGGCCAACTTTGTCTCAACTGTCAAGAGGAATCTGTTCAACCATGGGAAACAGAACACTGCTGGTATCATGGAGGCCATGCTGAAGCGTCTTGTCTGTGctcttcttggggaaaaaaaggaaactaagtcTCAGAGTTCATCATATGCATCCTTGAAGGCTGGGTGCCATGATCCCAAATGCAAGAACCAAAGTCTCGAATTCTCAGCTATGAAGGCCGAGATGAAGGGAAAGGGCAAAGGCAAAATGAAACCAGAGGAGTGCAAGTCATTGACCAGTGCTGAGGAAGTCAGTGAACATACCCTCAAGGAGAGCCTGACAATGTGGAACCAAAATCAAGGCAAGATGGCTGGCAAAGCATGCGCCaataaggaggaaaagagagagaagatcaGCCTTTCCATGGAGTCACTGTCAAAGGACTTGATTGCCTCTGCCCTTAGGCTGATCCAATACTATCTGACCCAGCAGGCCAAGGGCAAAGATGCATTTAAAGACT ACTGTCCTGGTTCTACCACTGGCTATATGACTCAGAGTGCCCAATACAAAAAGTGCAGAGGTAGCCAAAGTGCCAAGGCACTTTCAATGAAACATCTAGAATCTCGTGGAGCACCTGGATCATCCACCTCTCTAAAGGAGAATCAACACCTGGACTCCCAGAGGCTGGATATGTCAAACATCGTTCTGTCACTGATTCAAAAACTGCTTAGTGAGAGCTCCTTCAACTGTGGAGATCTATGTGAAGGTGAGAACCAACATTCTGAGCCCAGGACAGACAAAGGAGCCTCCATGTCCAAGAGGCCTGACAAAGGGGAAGAGCAATGCCAGGACAATCAAGAGCCTGACTTTATCAGTGGGATGAAGCAAGTGAACCGACAATTTATAGATCAACTGGTAGAATCTGTGATGAAGCTGTGCCTTATCATGGCTAAGTATAGCAACAATGGGGCAGCCCTTGCTGAGTTGGAAGAACAAGCAGCCTTGGCCAACAACCCCAACTACCAGGCCGGTGGCCCCAGATGCAGTCATGATGCTGTGATGTCACAGAACTATCAAGACTCTCCTGGACCCGAAGTCACTGTCTATAATCAGCGCTCAACAAGTAGCTTGCAAAAGCAGCTCCAGGATGTCCTGCAGTGGATTGCAGCCTCACAATTTAACATACCCATGCTCTACTTCATAGGAGATGATGCTGGACAACTGAAGAAG CTTCCTGAAGTGTTAGCTAAAGCAGCAGAGAAGGGGTACAGTGTAGGAGATCTTCTTCAAGAGACCATGAAGTTCTTCAAGGAACGACTACTGGATGAAGCCACGGGAAACGTGCCTAGAAAACAACAGCTAGACTGGCTGCTCACTAACCTGTGA
- the LOC112062382 gene encoding LOW QUALITY PROTEIN: A-kinase anchor protein 4-like (The sequence of the model RefSeq protein was modified relative to this genomic sequence to represent the inferred CDS: inserted 1 base in 1 codon): MERSVCLFKQAPSNLTSVLNRLLSDLQKYVLCLQHALSPSSSSCRHKVGDTEGKYHKLPSGNCYRVYADQLXMDYVAKGPQSQHLEMTAAKETNNNQSPSTPPAKSPSNQRAVISPDGECSTDDPSFYVNRLSPLVIQMAHKKIKEKLEGGSKCLHHSIYPPSGDKGKNSPHSAVSKITSEMAHDAVEVTSAERQGTGEECREGGQKTFLYSELSNKSKSGDKQMCQRDNKEFSDSISKMFMAYANQVASDMMVSVKQNLEVHSSGKPIQACVGPRVLLKHIEETVSYLIDSCVKYLHNITRGLMANFVSTVKRNLFNHGKQNTAGIMEAMLKRLVCALLGEKKETKSQSSSYASLKAGCHDPKCKNQSLEFSAMKAEMKGKGKGKMKPEECKSLTSAEEVSEHTLKESLTMWNQNQGKMAGKACANKEEKREKISLSMESLSKDLIASALRLIQYYLTQQAKGKDAFKDCPGSITGYMTQSAQYKKCRGSQSAKALSMKHLESRGAPGSSTSLKENQHLDSQRLDTSNIVLSLIQKLLSESSFNCGDLCEGENQRSEPRTDKGASMSKRPDKGEEQCQDNQELDFISGMKQVNRQFIDQLVESVMKLCLIMAKYSNNGAALAELEEQAALANNPNYQAGGPRCSHDAVMSQNYQDSPGPEVTVYSIHSH; encoded by the exons ATGGAGAGGTCAGTGTGCCTTTTCAAACAAGCTCCTTCTAATCTTACAAGTGTCCTCAATCGTCTACTCAGTGATCTTCAGAAGTACGTCTTGTGTTTGCAACATGCACTTAGCCCCTCATCCTCTAGCTGTAGACATAAAGTAGGAGATACAGAGGGCAAATATCACAAACTGCCCTCTGGAAACTGCTACAGAGTCTATGCCGATCAAC AAATGGATTACGTGGCCAAAGGACCTCAAAGCCAACATCTGGAAATGACAGCGGCCAAAGAAACCAACAATAACCAGAGTCCTTCCACCCCACCAGCCAAATCTCCTAGCAATCAGAGGGCAGTTATCTCCCCTGATGGAGAATGTTCTACGGATGACCCTTCCTTCTACGTCAACCGACTATCTCCTCTGGTGATCCAGATGGCCCATAAGAAAATCAAGGAGAAGTTGGAAGGTGGAAGCAAATGTCTTCATCATTCAATCTATCCACCCAGTGGGGACAAAGGGAAAAACAGCCCTCATAGTGCTGTGAGCAAGATCACTTCTGAAATGGCCCATGATGCTGTGGAAGTGACCTCTGCAGAAAGGCAGGGCACTGGGGAGGAGTGTAGGGAAGGTGGCCAAAAAACCTTTCTGTATAGTGAATTATCCAACAAGAGCAAAAGTGGAGACAAACAGATGTGCCAAAGAGACAACAAAGAATTTTCAGATTCGATCAGCAAAATGTTCATGGCTTATGCAAATCAAGTGGCATCTGACATGATGGTCTCTGTTAAGCAGAACTTGGAAGTTCATAGCTCTGGGAAGCCAATTCAAGCTTGTGTGGGCCCGAGGGTGCTGTTAAAACACATCGAAGAAACTGTGTCCTATTTGATTGACTCCTGCGTGAAGTACCTACATAATATCACCAGGGGCCTGATGGCCAACTTTGTCTCAACTGTCAAGAGGAATCTGTTCAACCATGGGAAACAGAACACTGCTGGTATCATGGAGGCCATGCTGAAGCGTCTTGTCTGTGctcttcttggggaaaaaaaggaaactaagtcTCAGAGTTCATCATATGCATCCTTGAAGGCTGGGTGCCATGATCCCAAATGCAAGAACCAAAGTCTCGAATTCTCAGCTATGAAGGCCGAGATGAAGGGAAAGGGCAAAGGCAAAATGAAACCAGAGGAGTGCAAGTCATTGACCAGTGCTGAGGAAGTCAGTGAACATACCCTCAAGGAGAGCCTGACAATGTGGAACCAAAATCAAGGCAAGATGGCTGGCAAAGCATGCGCCaataaggaggaaaagagagagaagatcaGCCTTTCCATGGAGTCACTGTCAAAGGACTTGATTGCCTCTGCCCTTAGGCTGATCCAATACTATCTGACCCAGCAGGCCAAGGGCAAAGATGCATTTAAAGACTGTCCTGGTTCTATCACTGGCTATATGACTCAGAGTGCCCAATACAAAAAGTGCAGAGGTAGCCAAAGTGCCAAGGCACTTTCAATGAAACATCTAGAATCTCGTGGAGCACCTGGATCATCCACCTCTCTAAAGGAGAATCAACACCTGGACTCCCAGAGGCTGGATACGTCAAACATCGTTCTGTCACTGATTCAAAAACTGCTTAGTGAGAGCTCCTTCAACTGTGGAGATCTATGTGAAGGTGAGAACCAACGTTCTGAGCCCAGGACAGACAAAGGAGCCTCCATGTCCAAGAGGCCTGACAAAGGGGAAGAACAATGCCAGGACAATCAAGAGCTTGACTTTATCAGTGGGATGAAGCAAGTGAACCGACAATTTATAGATCAACTGGTAGAATCTGTGATGAAGCTGTGCCTTATCATGGCTAAGTATAGCAACAATGGGGCAGCCCTTGCTGAGTTGGAAGAACAAGCAGCCTTGGCCAACAACCCCAACTACCAGGCCGGTGGCCCCAGATGCAGTCATGATGCTGTGATGTCACAGAACTATCAAGACTCTCCTGGACCCGAAGTCACTGTCTATAGCATACACAGTCACTAG